In one Rhizobium leguminosarum genomic region, the following are encoded:
- the nuoK gene encoding NADH-quinone oxidoreductase subunit NuoK yields MVPLWWYILLGVALFVIGAAGVLLRRNILVVLMSLELMLNSVNINFIAFGRYHADFRGQIFAIFVIAITAAEVAVALGILVALVRNKSTLKVDDVTMMKG; encoded by the coding sequence ATGGTTCCGCTCTGGTGGTATATTTTGCTCGGAGTGGCGCTGTTCGTGATCGGAGCGGCGGGCGTGCTGCTCAGGCGCAATATTCTGGTCGTGCTGATGTCGCTGGAGTTGATGCTCAACTCGGTCAACATCAATTTCATCGCTTTCGGACGTTACCACGCCGATTTCCGCGGGCAGATTTTCGCGATCTTCGTCATCGCAATCACCGCGGCGGAGGTTGCCGTCGCCCTCGGCATCCTGGTCGCCCTCGTGAGGAACAAATCCACCCTCAAGGTCGACGACGTGACCATGATGAAAGGATAG
- a CDS encoding NADH-quinone oxidoreductase subunit J family protein codes for MDQGFFLLFATGSVITALTLVMARNPVHSALALMACFLQISAIFVLLEAPLLAVIQIFVYVGAIMVLFVFVIMMIDVREAVLQRFLPGGNMPALVLLVLLGIEMLALVLWSGRFSLTEPVTVRGGDQVRQLSTTLFADYLLPFEVASVILLAALVGAIVLAQKEQG; via the coding sequence ATGGATCAGGGGTTCTTTCTTCTGTTCGCTACGGGGTCCGTGATCACCGCCTTGACGCTGGTCATGGCGCGCAATCCGGTTCACAGCGCATTGGCGTTGATGGCGTGCTTCCTGCAGATATCGGCAATCTTCGTCTTGCTCGAGGCGCCGCTGCTCGCGGTCATCCAGATCTTCGTCTATGTCGGCGCGATCATGGTCCTGTTCGTCTTCGTGATCATGATGATCGATGTGCGCGAAGCGGTCTTGCAACGGTTCTTGCCGGGCGGCAACATGCCGGCTCTGGTGTTGCTCGTCCTGCTTGGGATCGAGATGCTTGCGCTGGTGCTCTGGAGCGGCCGCTTTTCTCTCACGGAGCCCGTCACCGTGCGCGGTGGCGATCAGGTCAGGCAGCTCAGCACAACACTGTTTGCCGACTATCTCCTGCCGTTTGAAGTTGCGTCCGTCATCCTGCTGGCCGCCCTGGTCGGGGCCATCGTGCTGGCGCAGAAGGAGCAGGGGTGA
- a CDS encoding alpha/beta fold hydrolase: MLSIETGKFLERIPFAKVGTDPDPILVINGGQGFMMAPDDARISKDARRLARVLPGDRSFVLFGYDPDATEVSVDDLANDVSKVIDQHLGGRADVVGISYGGVVASHLAVRSPQNINKLVLMSSAPWFSVEGKRRLRRQIDLIHAGELNLLLREFTTMFRRPWLNLLVGLRVRLGGNRMVQRLGKLEVVLRYLEAMLKSELAVDGSTFQGIPTLVIVGSRDPFFAEAVVEAGIRAPNLQTSMFEGETHMVPVERDKAVKQIVSTFLGSR; this comes from the coding sequence ATGCTTTCTATCGAGACAGGTAAATTCCTCGAACGCATTCCATTCGCCAAAGTCGGCACCGACCCGGATCCCATTCTGGTGATCAACGGTGGACAAGGCTTCATGATGGCGCCCGACGACGCGCGGATATCAAAGGATGCTCGGCGCCTGGCGCGCGTGCTGCCGGGCGACCGGAGTTTCGTCCTTTTCGGGTATGATCCCGACGCTACTGAGGTGTCAGTCGACGACCTCGCCAACGATGTGTCGAAAGTCATCGACCAGCATCTCGGCGGCAGAGCCGACGTCGTGGGCATCTCATATGGAGGCGTTGTCGCATCTCACCTCGCCGTGCGCTCGCCGCAGAACATCAACAAGCTCGTCTTGATGTCCAGCGCCCCATGGTTCTCGGTCGAGGGGAAACGTCGGCTTCGGCGGCAGATCGACCTCATCCATGCCGGAGAGCTGAATCTGCTCTTGAGAGAATTCACGACCATGTTCCGGCGCCCATGGCTCAATCTCCTCGTCGGATTGCGAGTGCGACTGGGCGGGAACCGCATGGTCCAGCGTCTCGGCAAGCTCGAGGTTGTCCTTCGGTATCTTGAGGCAATGCTCAAAAGTGAACTTGCTGTCGATGGCTCAACTTTCCAAGGGATTCCCACGCTTGTTATTGTTGGAAGCCGGGATCCGTTCTTCGCCGAGGCCGTGGTTGAGGCTGGTATTCGTGCGCCAAATCTCCAGACCTCGATGTTCGAAGGGGAGACTCATATGGTTCCGGTGGAGCGCGACAAGGCCGTGAAGCAGATTGTCTCGACCTTCCTCGGCTCTCGCTGA
- a CDS encoding 4-oxalocrotonate tautomerase, whose translation MPILHLQMHPGRTDDQKRAFAREATKAAVETLACPPESLEILITEIAKDSWAVGGKLKSDA comes from the coding sequence ATGCCTATTCTTCACCTGCAGATGCATCCCGGCCGCACCGACGATCAGAAACGCGCCTTCGCCCGCGAAGCGACCAAGGCCGCCGTCGAAACGCTGGCGTGCCCGCCCGAGTCGCTGGAAATCCTGATCACCGAGATCGCCAAGGATTCCTGGGCGGTCGGCGGCAAGCTGAAATCTGACGCCTGA
- a CDS encoding LysR family transcriptional regulator — protein sequence MDKLAGMAMFVRVIDNGSFAAAAGIAQVSPAMVAKHIKTIETRLGAKLIHRTTRRHQLTEVGQLYYERCKRALSEVALAEASASELQSAPRGRLRVVAPVSFGTQVLVPALIDYQNAYPDVSVELSLDNNVHDLVGEGFELGIHIGPLSDSSLVARPLTPYRRILAASPDYLGRHGRPASPEALTNHLCLGHSYWRLQDRWHLVGPGGEMRDVLISGKFSTNQGAALRMAALSGAGIVLQPELLLAADIAEGRLEQVLPEWSYKPVPMSLVYAPNRRPTAMLRTVIDFLVERFG from the coding sequence ATGGACAAGCTGGCCGGCATGGCGATGTTCGTCAGGGTCATCGACAACGGCAGTTTCGCGGCGGCGGCAGGGATCGCGCAGGTGTCGCCTGCCATGGTTGCCAAGCACATCAAGACCATCGAGACCCGGCTCGGGGCAAAGCTGATCCATCGCACCACGCGACGCCATCAGCTCACAGAGGTCGGCCAGCTCTATTACGAGCGCTGCAAACGCGCGCTTTCCGAAGTGGCGCTGGCCGAGGCTTCAGCGAGCGAGCTGCAATCGGCGCCGCGCGGCCGGCTTCGCGTGGTGGCACCGGTCAGCTTCGGGACGCAGGTCCTGGTGCCGGCACTGATCGATTACCAGAACGCCTATCCCGACGTCAGCGTCGAGCTATCGCTCGACAATAATGTCCATGACCTCGTCGGCGAGGGGTTCGAGCTCGGCATCCATATCGGCCCGCTCTCAGACAGCAGCCTGGTCGCCCGCCCGCTGACGCCCTACCGGCGGATTCTCGCTGCCTCGCCTGATTATCTCGGCCGCCATGGCCGGCCGGCCTCGCCTGAGGCGCTGACAAACCATCTCTGCCTCGGCCACTCCTATTGGCGCCTGCAGGATCGCTGGCACCTGGTCGGACCGGGCGGCGAAATGCGCGATGTGTTGATTTCCGGAAAATTCTCCACCAACCAGGGTGCAGCCCTTCGCATGGCAGCGCTCAGCGGCGCGGGAATTGTTCTTCAGCCCGAACTGCTGCTCGCCGCCGATATCGCCGAAGGACGGCTTGAGCAGGTGCTGCCGGAATGGTCCTACAAGCCTGTTCCGATGTCCCTCGTCTATGCGCCCAACCGTCGGCCGACAGCGATGTTGCGGACGGTGATCGATTTCCTGGTGGAACGGTTTGGCTAG